GCCGTTTccgaaaagaaaaagaaagcgGATCCGTCTAAAAAAGTCGAGTCCAAACGAacggaaacgaaaaaaaaagataccgCGAGCGCCAACGAAACTAGCTCGTCGAATGTTGTTACCGTGCCAAATGCGGATAAGATCAGAGCGAACGTTCGTAAAGGTCTAAACGAACTGTTCGTCAATAAGATGAAAGATTCGCCGGATATTAAACTAACCGAAGAAGAAGTAATGAGCATTCAGTGTTCGATGTGCGTCCATCGACCGTAATTACTATCGAGTATCACTAATGCCGCTATTTTGTTTCGCGTTTTCTGTTTAGGTCAGTTCGCTGGTGTCGTCGGTGGAAGAAGAAATTTTCGTGTTGCATAACAAAGATACAGGAACGAAGTATAAAGCCAAGTACAGGTCGTTGTTGTTCAACATTAAGCAACCGCAGAACACGCTGTTTCGTCGGATTACGCTGGAAAAAAGTCTTTCGCCTTACGATTTGGTTCGTTTAACGCCCGAAGAAATGGCTTGCACCGAGTTGGCCGAGTGGAGGCAGCGAGAAGCCAAACACGAAATCGACATgattaaaaaaactgaactggAAAACCTTCAACTATCCAAGGTACATTCgtaatacctttacctatattataatacatatgtataactacgtacgagtatgtgtcGTGTACGCTGATACTTTACCGTTAATGTTGCGAATTTATTTGGACAGGTACTCGTTTTGAAAACGCATAAAGGCGAATTGGAAATCGAATCGGAACCGTTGCCACCTTGCAAACCGGATCTCATCGTGCCCGATTTACAATCGGAAGATATGCTAGAAGAGAAAGATAAACCGAATGCCAAGAAAACGCTACCGTATTATTTCGGCAAAGAGAAACGCGGCGGCGGTGCCGCTTCGGCTAAAGACGATGCGGCGGATAAGAAAAAGTCGTCGGACAAGAACGCATCCGCTTCGTCTACCAAAGACAAACATCGCAAACACCACGATCACAAAGATAAGCATAAGTCGAGCAAGAGTCGCCGTCGTAGCTCCGAACGCGAGAAACACGCCGGCGCGAGTAGCAAACGCGCTAAAAGCAGCCATAGACGCGGTGGCAGTAAAAGCCCGACTAAGGAGCGTCACCGCAGCGGTAGTCCTTCGACATCGGCTGCGCACACGACCGCCGATCGCGGCAGCCGCAGTACGGAAAAAGAGAAAGACGAACGCAGTCGTAGTCGCCACCGTCACGACAGTGGTAGCGCTGGCAGTCCGAGTCGGAGTAGAAGCAAAAGACCGCGTTCCGCGAGTTCCACTTCGAAAAGGAAGGAGGATAAAACGTGCGAACCAGCGTCAAATGACGTCGGTAGCGCTGAAAGTCGCGATCGCGATAATGCCGCCGAAAAAGTCGACAATTCGATCGAGATGGAAGCTACTGCCGGCGGCGTCACCGATGTCGCCGTTGTTAAGGCCGAAGAAGACGCGATTACGGCCGATTTGTTGAATCCGTTCAAGAGCGTAGACGTAGATTTATCCGATATGGAGCCTACGTCGACTGTAACCATTAAAACGCCGCCCTACACTCGTAGTCCTTCGGAAGCGGCAGCCTGCGTTTGGAAGGGCACGATCGTGATGCCGGATATAGTGCGTTGCAACGTGACGCTCAAGCAAGTATCGGGTAACTGCGAAAGCCTAGAAGACGACATGCATTCGGGCGAGGGAGGCGCCGTCGGACGAATCGACTGCGTCGGTCGTATCGAGCCGAACATAGTGTGGGATTACATCGGCAAGGTGAAAAAATCCGGCAACAAAGATATTCTGGTGTTGCGTTTCGAGTCGCTCGACACGGACGACCAAAATGCCTATCTCAGCTTCTACTCGTACTTGAATAAGAAAAATCGTATGGCGGTCGTAGGCAACATGGGCCCGTCCATTAAAGATTTTTACGTCATGCCGTTAGCTAGTCATAGTCCGATACCGCAAGTTTTACTACCTCTGGACGGGCCCGGTTTCGAAGATTCCCGACCTCATCTACTTCTAGCGGTAGTCGTGCGTAGTCGTCGTAGAAGATACCACGATCTTCTGCTCCACGGTAATCATCACCGCAGCCAGCATCAGAAACATCAAGTTCACGTGCAGTATGTTGGTTCGTCATCTTCGGTAAGTTCTCATCTATCTCGCTCGACAAACTCTACCACTCGTCAATCTAacctcattttcaatttcagcagAAGCAGCTCCAACAACAGGACAGTTTCACGCCACCGCATTCTCCGACTTCTGTGTTTGTTCAAACGGCACGAGTTCCCGTCACTACATCCGCAGCTGGTGAGTTTTCTCCGTTTTCAGTTAACCGtgttttttactcgtacgtGCGTACGTACTAAGGTGACGACGTTTCGTTCAATTTGCAGGAAACGAAGAAGATGAGCCTTACAGTCCGAAAGATGAAGATGATGACGACAACAACAATGACGAAGACGGCGAGGATAACAATAATAACGGCGGCGATGAAGGCGATAACGATAAAGACAACGAAGTCGTCCCAGACGAAAACGACGAATACGATAACGACCGCGACGACGCAGACGAACCGTATTCGCCGAGCGCTCTAGACGAGcaagaatcaaaattcaccatcgACGATTCTGACAATTGCTCGACGATTAAGGTCGACGAAGGTGTAAATTCTTCGAGTTTTGCAGTAAGtaacgccgcgccgcgccgtttTACTAATTTCGTTCCATTCGCGCTTATCTCGcgtattttacaaattttgtccTTTGTTTTGCGCAGAACGACGGCGACCGTCCCGAGTTATACAGTCCGTCGGAACACTTTTTCAACGATATCGAATCGAGCGAAGTCACGTTACCggatactttgaaaaatttactcaacagAGTGAAAAATCGCACCAGCGAGCCGTTGCCAGCTGCGGGCGATAGTGGTGGATCGAGCGGAGGCATTTTAGCAGTCGATCCTATAGTGAACGCGTACAAAAAAAGCGCCGCCAACGAATCGGAAGAAGAAGCGGACGATGCGACTTACGAAGAACCCGCTTATACTCCGCCACAAAGCGTAATCAAccttgacgacgacgacgacgacgacaacgacgacgagcAAGATAACGACGATGGTAACGGTGCTGTTGGAGACGGAACTGGCGACTCTGAACATTTCGATAACAACAATAACGATAGTACCGACGAGGATCGCGGTGTAGGCGAAAACGACGAAAGtttgagtgagaaaaaaatcgacgataGTAATAATTCGTCCAACAACGAAAACGAAGCGAAAACTAACCAACGAATCGAGCTTACGACGCTGACGCCGACGCCGACGCCGGTGGCGGTGGCGGAGTCACCCGAAGAAAGTAAAGCGAATCGCGACCCTCGTCGTAAAACGACCGCCGCCGTCGCCGCGGCCACCGTTATTTCGCAACCGCCGCCTCCGGGTATGGAGGACGAATTTGGTTCGCTGCCTGCGGTGCCGAAAAACGACGTCATTAACCCGATGATGATGGGTGCGGCCGGCATGACAGACGCCGGCTACGGTACGCAAATACCGTACGCGTACGCGACGCCGTTTGCCGCGATGATGTCGCAACCGCCGCCGGGGCAAATGTATTTGACTCCGGCTGCCATGTATCCGCAACCGTACATGGCGGCGACTGCGACACCGCCGCCTCCTGCGCAGATTTACGTGCCACCTCCGCCTCCTCCGTCAGCGATGCTTCGCACCGATCCTTCTATGATTCCATTACCAATCGACGCTCCCGACGGCAAGAGATCGACCGAAAAAAGGAAATCGGAATGCGAAAAAGACGACGATTCGAGCGACGATAAGAAATCCTCCAAGTCGTACAAGAAGCACAAGTCGTACTACACATCCGATTCTAAATCGAGCGAAGGCACCAGATCGTCGCCGAACAGGTAATAAGTAATAACGAAATACGTCGCGTCGTATTATTATACTGTTTACACTAATACCTACTCGTTTGTTGACTGTTAGCAGGCATCGCAGCTCGAGTTACGAATCTCACCGTCGCGGTTACCAAAGAGACGACGTCGAATCCGGCACCAGTAGTTCGTCTCGGTACGGACACAAGtacggcggcggcggcagcaGTAGCAGAAGTTACCGAGATCGAGGCGGATATTGGAAAAGCGGCAGCGATTATTCGTCGTCCAGTCATAAGAGATATTCTCGCAATGGCAGCAGCGACAGAGATCGTAGTAGTTCCAGCAAACGTAGCCGATGGGAAGGTTCCAAACACGATCACGAAGATCGAGAACACGATTCGAAAAAAGATAAAGACAAGTCCGCCGAACATTCGAAGAAATCTGATTCGTCTAGGCGTAGTCGAAGCTAAAAATGCCCACCTATATTCGTTCTTCGGTACTCCTTTTCCTGTCGTCTCACCCAACCTCgcgtgtttgttttttttttttacaaaaccgtgttttttctgagaaaaaaaaatgtttgtatatGATTTTTACGAATATGTGCCCGTGTTCGCCTGCTGcaatttgtatgtatgtatgtacattgtaaaTGCTATATTTACAGTACACGAATACCTCCTTGTTCCTCTGTATTGTAAccgatatttttgtaatttaatgaTCTCCGAATTTTATGtgtatgtatgtgtgtgtgtgtgtgtgtttcttcgatttattttattgttacTACTGCTACGTGTATAAATTATTGTTGTTGATGTTGTTATCGTTATCGTTATCGTGGTCATTATTGCTGTTGGACCATCTTTTCGCGGCggtacgtgtttttttttttgtttttttttgctaaggGATTATTTCTTTTACGCgctgtattttatttattcgggTGATAGCTATctttattatgtattatttttctgCGGAGAGTCGAATAATGAAATTGCCGACTGATTGATGGTGAATAACAGAAAACAACCCaacctttttctaaaatttgtcaCCTTTGATGcaaatatgtatatgtatgtaaaACGTACATCACATCGTGGGAAGAGCCGTTCTGCCTACAGGATGACTAAATTTTTGAACGTGGAAAAGTTACCGCTCGATTCTGATACGTTGGTATTTTCATTAAAGATGGTGTCACTGCGCTGTGCTTGTGCGATAAATACGTTGTAGTTTCGCTGCTACGGGCCCGCTGTTCATTGTTAATAAGGTATTTGCGTAGATTATTGATATTGCCGGATCCTTGAATCGTGTCTATGTATACttcaattgtttttattttacgattGTTAAAAGTGTcgaattttactcttttttttattattctagTCTGCGTAATAAATTATGCGCGTATGGGATGGGATGGCAGGTTTTACGTTCAACGTTTGTAAATTCTGTAAATAAATACGTACGCGGATATCGTCTAATCTAATGCGGCGCTCGTATGTGGCTGTAGCAGTGGCGTGTGAAATAGCAACCTAGTCGTGGCGACGGTGACGAGCGGTTTCCAGTTTCCTACCGCCAAATAGCACTCGtaaattgaacttttgtttCGTACGAACACTGACGATAACGATAACGAAAACAATGTAAAGTAGTCAGAGACAACCGCATTTTACTTTAGTACTCGTGTAATGCACGTACGtcattaagtacatacatattcgTATGTACGATTAATAATTGTACCTTCTACCCATCTAAGTCTATTTCTATTGTAAGAGGTGCCCCTCGGTTATACGCTTatacatacataagtacatacataggtatgcttggtacctaatacctataccacTGATGTACCGATGACTAAGTTTAGTGCGCTGTAAATAATGTGTATTTACTATTTACCATTGACCGCAATCAATGTACATACTATACCTGCGAGTATACCATACCTATTGTAGAATTTTTCGCAGATTTTTTTGTAGtgcctatttttttcttcgcgacACGCGATGGTTAAAACTTTTGTTTAGGTAAATATTTTGCAGATGTTTGTACTATGATTTGATGTTTCGTTatgtttcgttttattttcattttaataaaataagtaTGAAACCAATTAAAAATGTGTACCCGATTGCTTATCGTACGAGTGTATATAAATCGACATTTTACGCAGCTACATAATATGTACGTTACATACTCGTATCCCTGCCGAtctcatttcaaattcaaaaccttATTCCCGATGCTGTTATTATTTTGGAAGTCAAAAATACCCCGAAAAGAAATGCAAAAGCGTTAGTtcgtgtacatattttttggggCAAGAAAACTTCTTGTTACGAATCGAGTCAAATTTTGGACTGAGGAGGTGGTGGAGGGGTTCGAGACTGCGAATTCATCTCTAGCGTCAGATCTTCACCAGAACGCAGAGGTCGGTGAGGATGAAAATGACGTTCATTCTGCAATTTGGACTTGTGGTGTGTGAATGAGTCGCAATTTCTCCCTGAAGCCGCGATGCACGACTCAAaggacaccagattcggactcagcgacctcgaattagtcgaaaatgaccctttactcgatttttttggaaattaaaaatccaaaaaatgcaaaggggttataGTTTACTTAcgcattttttttggcaaaaaatttttcgttgccaatcgagctgaaaatttggttcgtGGGGGTTTTTAggacggggaattcattgccGGTGTCAGATTGTCGCCATGACGCTTCCTTCTTCtgaaaattagccattttttggactcaaaatgagCTAGAAAAaggttgtcaaattttgcatttttaatcacgatttctgactaattcgagcacgctgaatccaaaaatgacgtttgttttgcaatcggacTCGTATTCGGTGAAttagtcgcaatttctcactgaagcaaCGTCCCTCGACacaaatggacaccagattcggactcggcgacctcgaattagtcgaaaacgacattttactcgatttttttggaaatcaaaaaaatacaaagggGTATgttcatacttttttttgaggaaaaaaactttttgtcgccaatcgagctgaaaatctgTTTCgaggggttttttgggacggggaattcattgccGGTGTCTAATTGCCGATACGAAGCTTCCTTCTACTCGTAAATGGCACTTTCTTGGACTCaaaatgagctggaaaaaagttgtcagatttttcatttttgattgcgttttctgactaatttgaggtcgctgaatacgaaaatgacgtttgttttgcgatcgggctcgtattcggcgaaatattcGCAATTTCTTGCTAAAGAAAACAACTACGAAAAAtatggacaccagattcggactcggcttGCTGAAATTAGTCTAAAACGACCCTTTGCtcgattttttcggaaatcaaaaaaattcaaaaaatgcaaaggggttagttcgtgcatttttttgggcaaaaaaacttttcgtcgccaatcgagctgaaaatttggtttgtggggttttttgggacggggaattcattgccGGTGTCAGATGGTCGCCATGACACTTCCTTCTTCtgaaaattacccattttttggactcaaaaagagatagaaaaaagttgtcaaattttgcatttttaatcacgatttctgactaatttgagcacgctgaatccaaaaatgacgtttgttttgcgatcggacTCGTGTTCGGCGATttagtcgcaatttctcactgaagcagcgtcCCTCGACAAAActggacaccagattcggactcgacgacctcaaattagtctaAAACGACcctttgttcgatttttttgaaattcaaaaaaatacaaaaaatacaaaggggtatgttcatacatttttttgagaaaaaaacctttttgtcaccaataaagctgaaaatctggtgaggggggttttttgggtcAGGGAATTCATTGCCGGTGTCTAATTGCCGATACGAAGCTTCCTTCTACtcgaaaatggcacttttttggactcaaaatgagCTGGAAACAAGttgtcagatttttcatttttgatcgcgttttctgactaatttgaggtcgctgaatacgaaaatgacgtttgttttgcgatcgggctcgtattcggcgaaatattcGCAATTTATCGAGGATCGAGGAAGAAAACaactacgaaaaaaatggacatcACGACatcagattcggactcggcttGCTGGAATTAGTCTAAAACGACCctttgctcgatttttttgaaattcaaaaaaatccaaaaaatccaaaggggtacgttctacatttttttgagaaaaaaaactttttgtcgccaatcaaGCTAAAAATAGGGCTACGGAGGTTTTTTGGTACGGGGAATTCATTGCCGGTGTCAGATTGTCGCCACGACGCCTCCttctactgaaaatttgccaatttttaaactcaaaatgagattgaaaaaagttgtgaaattttgcatttttaatcacgttttctgactaattcaAGCACGCTggatccaaaaatgacgtttgttttgcaatcggactcgtattcggcgaattagtcgcaatttctcactgaagcaaCGTCCCTCGACacaaatggacaccagattcggacttggcgacctcgaattagtcgaaaacgacatttcactcgatttttttgtatatcaaaaaaattcaaaaaatacaaaggggttatttcatgagttttttttggaaaaaaacctttttgtcgccaatcgagctaaaaatctggttcgaggggttttttgggacggggCCTTCATTTCCGGCGTTCAATCGTCCGGGCGAAGCTCCCTTCTACtcgaaaatggcactttttttaaactcaaaatgagctggaaaaaaattgtcaattttcacaCTTTAAAccacgttttctgactaatttgaggtcgttGAACCCGAAAATGACGTTTGTGTTTCAATCCAGTCCCGAATGGGtgagaaaacgtcattaaaagtacgaatttaggcgtttttttgacatcatttgTGAAACTCAAAGAAGTTCCACTTTCTAGCAGAAGGAAGCTGCGTATTGGCGATTGGACGCCGGATTTGAATTTCCCGTCCCaataaaccccccccccctccctagCCAAAAACTGGAGTCGCTGACGCGCATATTTCGatgagtcaatttttgagtaaaaaagctgCATTTTGAGCCAAAAAGTGACCCATCGAAATATGCGCGTCAGCGACTCCAGTTTTTGGctagggaggggggggggtttattGGGACGGGAAATTCAAATCCAGCGTCCAATCGCCGATACGCAGCTTCCTTCTACTCGAAAAGGGCacttttttgagttgaaaaaaaagtcaacaaaaccatcgaattttgcgtttttaaattacgttttctgactaatccgagcacgctgaattcaaaaatgacgtttgtttggcgatcggactcgtattcggcaaaatagtcgcaatttctctgCACTGAAGCAGCGTCCCACGACACAAATGGGCAACACATTCGTACTCGATTATCTCGAATCATTCGAAAATCACCTCTTTTCGTCGCGAATCGAGTCGAAATTAGGGCTTATATGGTTTTTGTTTTGGGACGCGAATTCATTTGCGGTGCCAGTTTTTCATCAGAGGCCAGAGCGTGGTTTTTGCCAAGAAATTGCACATTTCAGGTCCGGAAATTGGccctcaaaaaatgatcaaatgctcgcgtttttgaaatttcgttaaaCCACGAGTTCGTAACTTTCGAGATGAATTCACTCGTTATAGTCAAATTGATCCGTTGCTTGATGGCCGTTTGAAATAGTTGCTGTAAAGGATCTGTACGGGTAGCTACCAGTAGCCCTATAatatgtaatgtaggtactagCGGTAGAGCAGAATCGCCAGCTGTACTCGTAGAGGTGCTGCTGCCAGAGTCCGGGCCATCGGAAATTATTACTCGGATAACGGGTATGATGGTTgcagtaggtagtaggtataggtacctcgTAAATTGGCATCATCGTACGAGTAAGTACGAGCGCGAGCTGTTAGCGTGCAAGTGTAATAATAGGGTACTCGAATGCGCAGGCAGGGCAGGGCAAGACAGGGCAGGATCTGCGAATACTCGCAAGCTAATCGTCTAATCGAGTACACGCGGTTTTTAATCAGAGTTTATTGGATTGAAAGGAGCAGATTTAATGGGGTGCGACGATTGGATGCTCGATTGACTTTGATGCGAGAGAAATGCCGCGCTATTTGCGTATCAGTGAATACGAGTAGATGAATAGGTATGTACGCGTATGGATAGACACACTCGTATCTGCGGACTCGATTTCGCAGCCTCAACTCGCAGTGCAGTGCAGTGCAGTGCTGATTAGTGGACTGGTTTCTATCTGGTAATTCGGTTGGtacagccgcagccgcagccgtGTCCCTCCATCACCGCAGCAATTATGCAGATGCAGATGCAGGTAAACTTACCCATCTGTAGACTACCTAAGCCATATACCTACCTCTAGGCCTACTGCGATTTCGAGCATAAAACGAGCTTCGACTTTTGATCAGTTTGGTTGTTTTGTTTTCGGTTTTGCCATTCAGATCGGcgagtttatttcatttttcaccgTCGTCACGTTATGTTTGATTATTTGCGCACATTCCGCCGcaagtacgtacctatctacctacctacctacctacctattatttattCACGACTCGCTTCATTAGGATTAATAGTTACCATATGGcgctttaaaattttactacgcaaattggaaaaattctagtCATTATCGCTACGCGAATTGAATCGAAATTTCGCAACTAGGGCTTTCACATTATACCAAAACGTCTCTGTGGAATTGGCCCTTTTCTCAGAAGTGTTcttattttcaacgattttttggGGACGCCAAATATGATGCCTTCGTATTTTTGTGGTCACAATTATAAGAAATGGACATCGGATTCTTCTAGAATTCTTTGACAACTTGTTCGAATTATTTATACTCTTATGTAACTCAAAACACAGAAGCAGTCCgcatttgaaaacaatttggaCGATTTTGATTGGCAGTGTTTCTGCACGTTGAACATGTACTTTTGAATTTGTTTAAATTGCTACCTAATCTACTTAAATCGCATAATTACCTATCGTACATTATGAAAGCGATGAATGATATTTCAAccagtccttttttttttttgccatgttgcaattttcagcaaaaggcGTTGGATCGTGTCCGATCAAACAATCGGTGAAGAACTGTCTACCGAAATGTATAAGCGATTACGAATGTTACGGAAATAAACGTTGCTGTCCGAATATTTGTAATTCGAAATCTTGCGCCGATGTAAATCCTGGTCATTGGGGAAACGACGATCGCCAATCAGGTAAATCGAAATCGACCCCGATGCAGCGACTGAGCGACAACGGGAGGAATGAGGAATAACCTTATTGTTCTGTTGCAGACGAAGTCATCATTTGCGGCAATGTGAGGTGTCAGCCTAGGCAAACGTGCAAATCTGAAGGTCCGATGAAACGTCCAAAATGTTCGTGGTAGACGTAGACGTAGACGTAGACGATCAACCGGCACGGCCAGACGAATTTGTATCGTTAATCAACCAGAGGTCTCAATTTGCTCACACACGAAGAGTAGGCTATTTTCGATTATGCTCGAGAGTTTTATTAATTCGTGCCACGGCTTTACACGTACATATCACTGATTCGCACTCACATAGGTTTATTGTAATACTCGTAACTCTACCATTAAATAGGTGCCTATTATAGCCTACCGACTCGTAGCtattaagtaataaaaatattatttctgttggttggatatg
This region of Planococcus citri chromosome 5, ihPlaCitr1.1, whole genome shotgun sequence genomic DNA includes:
- the pps gene encoding death-inducer obliterator 1 isoform X2 encodes the protein MSCSQFIEHEEEDKNDTLVIIVNGDGTVTVDPLTLERVLSQQSRPAVSVIRFENTDEPDSQTENVLVDNNEKTVDDKEKPCRKVNLVIEGYYPSASPNAVDRNTTDSVVSSTVGTPPLPTRNSSEFLDLLAEELEIPVSQLPSQSNMHAAAGDGGIGDSLVDAFSEMAPEQLKRVETALHSEKAKQILGDDVTCVLDTLKLNEEHDDWVHLDHCYTNIYGSKKQIQPERMPNVVVQDSEMATMLTIKVGGSGDSCVSSPKDLDANSTSDLSNVSNETLELTMPENIEVINVQLPTNESSAESSNPKRKNVLPTKAKLVTGNKIVPIKSAPPHHLQDYPIKHDRSSTIAAATPQKVKRRSKDGSKNEIVLPERIVTEDEVDGVKVFKPTRNDKRINKPCSLTLSKDPSSMLKAHPQLVQSKLNLIKKVDPSISHPSHQQPDKALSGDGVSTKHSVDVATKELSDAKNIPAKKENNARKTSTPATPETFGPALFSTPDIIRKINSEGGETTSMYSRDDDNSISVDQQTADIEKRMSALENGEAILDELHLQVEMQKEMERITSQSNDDKLLSDLENSADEDQVDVNESGVNASAATNTSSLSTKNYHYQSNLDLDLDLDLEDSENENQNVSTTSKADSLDKSDNSDKNEGEYEDDPNKLWCLCNKPHNNRFMICCDACDNWFHGKCVGISKALGEKMEQDGTEWLCPSCRKEKFAKERENKSKLPAAKSTASRLANRHGRSELTGGGASTSDELSDSKTALSTPSVDGHFPSANAIAGGSGEQAVRRKSSTSGEKLSSSPCVECKEKKAQLNSVYCSAECVLTYVTNSLKNLNNGQRIPLSEDRKINMIDRKTGHRVAGTRAPAVGDLKEWLLRNPNYEIDRPCALPTCRPNYASTFTKSVPKKPANPSIKSKEAMGMALATTPTAAGAVKLPFSRSIQMVKAAKMNQESAALKDGMTQVSMKQFVVKKVVPETVTSNSGVKDPAVASVSATTMPVRKEDFKLKEKQRQIKIIPVQPLPSKPVEEQKEKTTSAIKKSSSGIAAIAATTAATPVLASVSVAAAAPVAAVSEKKKKADPSKKVESKRTETKKKDTASANETSSSNVVTVPNADKIRANVRKGLNELFVNKMKDSPDIKLTEEEVSSLVSSVEEEIFVLHNKDTGTKYKAKYRSLLFNIKQPQNTLFRRITLEKSLSPYDLVRLTPEEMACTELAEWRQREAKHEIDMIKKTELENLQLSKVLVLKTHKGELEIESEPLPPCKPDLIVPDLQSEDMLEEKDKPNAKKTLPYYFGKEKRGGGAASAKDDAADKKKSSDKNASASSTKDKHRKHHDHKDKHKSSKSRRRSSEREKHAGASSKRAKSSHRRGGSKSPTKERHRSGSPSTSAAHTTADRGSRSTEKEKDERSRSRHRHDSGSAGSPSRSRSKRPRSASSTSKRKEDKTCEPASNDVGSAESRDRDNAAEKVDNSIEMEATAGGVTDVAVVKAEEDAITADLLNPFKSVDVDLSDMEPTSTVTIKTPPYTRSPSEAAACVWKGTIVMPDIVRCNVTLKQVSGNCESLEDDMHSGEGGAVGRIDCVGRIEPNIVWDYIGKVKKSGNKDILVLRFESLDTDDQNAYLSFYSYLNKKNRMAVVGNMGPSIKDFYVMPLASHSPIPQVLLPLDGPGFEDSRPHLLLAVVVRSRRRRYHDLLLHGNHHRSQHQKHQVHVQYVGSSSSQKQLQQQDSFTPPHSPTSVFVQTARVPVTTSAAGNEEDEPYSPKDEDDDDNNNDEDGEDNNNNGGDEGDNDKDNEVVPDENDEYDNDRDDADEPYSPSALDEQESKFTIDDSDNCSTIKVDEGVNSSSFANDGDRPELYSPSEHFFNDIESSEVTLPDTLKNLLNRVKNRTSEPLPAAGDSGGSSGGILAVDPIVNAYKKSAANESEEEADDATYEEPAYTPPQSVINLDDDDDDDNDDEQDNDDGNGAVGDGTGDSEHFDNNNNDSTDEDRGVGENDESLSEKKIDDSNNSSNNENEAKTNQRIELTTLTPTPTPVAVAESPEESKANRDPRRKTTAAVAAATVISQPPPPGMEDEFGSLPAVPKNDVINPMMMGAAGMTDAGYGTQIPYAYATPFAAMMSQPPPGQMYLTPAAMYPQPYMAATATPPPPAQIYVPPPPPPSAMLRTDPSMIPLPIDAPDGKRSTEKRKSECEKDDDSSDDKKSSKSYKKHKSYYTSDSKSSEGTRSSPNRHRSSSYESHRRGYQRDDVESGTSSSSRYGHKYGGGGSSSRSYRDRGGYWKSGSDYSSSSHKRYSRNGSSDRDRSSSSKRSRWEGSKHDHEDREHDSKKDKDKSAEHSKKSDSSRRSRS